The genomic DNA TATGCTCATCGCTGGGTGGCGGCGGCCATGCCGTGGCGGCCTCCGCTACGGTCAAGGACAAAACGCTGTCAGAGGTTCGTGACGATCTGTTTGCCCTTCTCTACTCCCAGATCAATCCGGAGATTGTCGTAAAGAATCTTATGTCCAGCCCACCTGTCATTATTGAGGATGACAGAAGTATGAACGAGGCCGTGGAGCTCATGACCCGTTATGGACTCAAGGATGTGCCGGTTGTCTCTGCGGGGACCATGCTGTGCGTCGGTATCATGGGGCATAAAACCGCTGACAAAGCCGTTTCTCACGGGCTTGGAGAAATGGGCCTCAGTGAATACATGAGTCAGAAGTTTGATACGGTCGAAGCCAAAACGGATTTGTATCGTGTCATGGAGATTATTCTCGGCAACAGGCAGCGCATGCTGCCGGTTGTTGATGGTGAAAAACTGGTCGGTGTCATTACCCGAACGGATTTGATGAATATGCTCATCGATGAGCCTGCCAGAATTCCCGACTCCCTGCTTCCGGATCGTCGTCGTGAACGAAATATCGGTTCCATGGTCAACAACAGACTGCCTCAGGCCATGTTGGATTTGCTCAAGGCCGCCGGTGATTTGGGAAATGAACTGGGCTGGGAAGTCTACGCTGTCGGCGGATTTGTTCGTGATATTCTGCTTGGACGGCCAAATCTTGATTTGGATCTGGTGGTTGAGGGAGACGGTATTTCCTTTGCCCGTAAGCTGGCATCCCGACTCGGTGGCCGTGTCAAGGCTCATACGAAATTCAAGACCGCTGTTGTTGTTTTGGATGACGGCCAAAGGGTCGATGTAGCCACGGCTCGACTGGAATATTATGAATACCCTGCCGCCCTTCCGACCGTTGAGCTTTCTTCCATCAAAATGGATTTGTATCGGCGCGATTTTACGGTAAATGCACTCGCCCTCCGCATCAATCCTGGTCGGTTCGGACAGTTGGTTGATTTCTTTGGTGCGGAGCGCGATATCCGCAATAGAACTATCCGCGTGCTTCATTCTCTCAGTTTTGTTGAAGATCCAACAAGAATTCTTCGGGCCATCCGATTTGAGCGTCGATTTGATTTTCAGATCGGCGGTCAAACCATGCGTCTCATTAAAAATGCCCTCAATCTGGAATTGTTCAGCAAGTTGTCCGGCACTCGAATAATGCATGAACTCCAGTGGATCATGGATGAAGAGGACCCGATCTCCTGTCTTAACCGGATGGAAGAGCTCGGCATCATGGAGGCTATTCATCCCCTATTGAAGCTCAAGCATGATCGTGTGCAGGTACTGATGGAGCTTTCGAAGGTTCATAATTGGTATAAGTTGTTGTACCTTGAACCTGAAATCGAACCTTGGAAGCTGTATATTCTTGGCCTGACCATGGGGATCAAGCGTGATCAAATAACTCAGGTTACAAAACGCCTGCATTTTACGAAAAAGGAAGAAAGGGATTTCTTGCAGCTTCGCAATCAAATTGGTGACGCGCTTATGAAATTGATGGGGTGGAAGGAAGGAAAATCCAAGTTAAGTCGATTATATGCCATACTTCACCCGATCCCTGTGGAGGGGATTCTTTTTTTGATGGCACGTAGCAAGAAGGAACACATCAGAAGAAACATTTCTCAATATCTTGCGAGATTGCGTTACATTAGCATTGATGTTTCCGGTAATGATTTGAAGGAGATGGGGCTTGAGCCAGGGCCTGTGTATTCGCTTATTCTTGATAAGTTGATGACTGCCAAAATTGACGGAACAGCAGAGACTCGCGCCCTACAGTTGAAATTGGCAAAACATTTGAGCAGGACTCTGGCGAGTGACAGTGATAGTGAGTCGTGATGAAAAGCGGTTTCCTGCTTGCCCTGCGAGGACAAGCCGTGTAGGAAAAATTAGCCGTTGATGCCTGAATATTCAGTATCAATTCATATATTACTAAAAATATTATTTGAGAATTCATATGGATGTTTTGTGGGCGCCTTGGCGTCTTGATTATATACTTGGTCCGAAGCCCGATGAATGCGTGTTCTGTATCCCTGATGACACCTCAGAAGATGAAGAACGCTGCATACTTGCCCGTGGAGAACATTGCTTTGTCATCATGAATAAATTCCCGTATAATAACGGGCATCTCATGGTGACGCCATACAGGCATGTCAGCAACCTCACGGATCTTTCCCTCGAAGAATCCAACGATTGCATGTTGTGGCTCAGGCGTTGTACTGAAATTTTGGAAAAGGCGTTCAGTCCTCAAGGTATCAATATGGGGCTGAATCTTGGCGAAGCCGCAGGAGCTGGCATTGCCCAGCATCTGCACTTCCAGATAGTTCCCCGTTGGAACGGGGATGCTTCATTTATGGCTGTTTTTGGGGAAACTACGGTCATTCCCCAGCATTTGTTTTCAACTTACAGCAAGCTGCGGCCGCTGTTTGATGCAATAACATCTTAAGGAGTAGTCCATGCGTTTTATTAAAGTTTTGTTTCTTTTGGCCCTTTTCGTCTTCTCCATCCTGTTCTTCAGTCAGAATAACGATGTTCTGCTACAGAGCCTGACGTTGAAGTTGGAAATACCTTACGCCATGACGCTCCACTCCATCCCTCTGCCTTTTGGTGTTCTTATTCTTGCTGCTTTTGTTGCCGGTTCCATCCTGACCATGTTCTACTTTGCCGTAGACAAGGTTCGTGCCGGTTCCAAGTTGAAGGAATGTAAGACCCGTATGGCCAGCCTCGAGCAGGAACTGAATTCTCTGCGTAACATGCCTATCAGCGAAGAACAGCCTTATGCTTCTGCTGAAGAGAAGAAGGAAGAAGAAAACTAAACGGAATTCATATGATCTGGAAGCTGTTCAATCGCAAGAAAGGGTTTAAACACGACCATAATCTCAGGGCTACTCAGAATCCTGTGGGCGGTGAAGCGCCGCCTATTCAGGATACCCGTGCGGCAATTGAAGAATTAAGTCAGGTTGTTAAAAACGACCCTGAAGCGGTTGAGATTTATCTTGCTTTGGGAAGCCTGTATCGTTCGCAGGGCGAGATTGAGCGAGCCATCCAGATCAGAAACAGTCTTATAGTCAGGCCGGGTCTTGAACGTGAGTTCAAGGCCCGTGCCTATTTTGAACTGGGACGGGATTTTCGGCGGGCCGGATTTCTTGACCGTGCGGAAAGTGCTTTTCTGGAGGCCCGCTCCTATGGGCATGATTCCACAGCCATTCATTATGAAATGGCCCGTCTTTGTGCAGAGCGCGGTTTTTTTGAAAAAGCTGCCGAGTCTTACGGACAACTCGACCTGCCCTTGTTGCAAGCTCATTATCTTGTGCGCTTGGCCATGGACTGCTTTGAAGAAGGATCGGACTCTCAGGGGCATCGAGCTCTTCGGCATGCCATTCGTGCATATCCCGGTGCGGTTGAAGCATGGCTTGAACAATTGATTCAGGCATACAAGAACGGTAATGCGAAAAAACTCGCCGACATCTTGAAAGATGCGCTGAAAAAAGTGGAACCGGGATTGCGGTTTGTCCTTCTCGAAGGTGTGTTGCAGCTTCTTGCCAAGGCTGATCGGGAAAAGACGAATGCGGAGAACGATGCTACCCAGTGGGCAAAGGCTTGTTCGGACAAGGATGTCGTTTCAACGATCATGCCGGTTATCGAGTCGCAAGACCCGGATGTTCT from uncultured Pseudodesulfovibrio sp. includes the following:
- a CDS encoding CBS domain-containing protein translates to MTKNSKIKAHTVITAHANADFDALASMVAASKLYPDAVLVFPGSQEKNLRNFFIESTTYLFNFKAFKDIDPKSVELLVVVDTRQRSRIPHVRPVLDNPDLRIHLYDHHPDTDDDLVSEKSIVKDWGSTATILISEIRAQNLSLSSEEATLLGLGIYEDTGSFGFNTTTPHDFEAAGWLKSQGMDLEVISDLLSRELSAEQITNLGELLQNASNYDIHGIDVVITEISTDKFVPDFALLVHKLMDMESIKVAFALGRMGDRIHLVARSKNPDVNVGQICSSLGGGGHAVAASATVKDKTLSEVRDDLFALLYSQINPEIVVKNLMSSPPVIIEDDRSMNEAVELMTRYGLKDVPVVSAGTMLCVGIMGHKTADKAVSHGLGEMGLSEYMSQKFDTVEAKTDLYRVMEIILGNRQRMLPVVDGEKLVGVITRTDLMNMLIDEPARIPDSLLPDRRRERNIGSMVNNRLPQAMLDLLKAAGDLGNELGWEVYAVGGFVRDILLGRPNLDLDLVVEGDGISFARKLASRLGGRVKAHTKFKTAVVVLDDGQRVDVATARLEYYEYPAALPTVELSSIKMDLYRRDFTVNALALRINPGRFGQLVDFFGAERDIRNRTIRVLHSLSFVEDPTRILRAIRFERRFDFQIGGQTMRLIKNALNLELFSKLSGTRIMHELQWIMDEEDPISCLNRMEELGIMEAIHPLLKLKHDRVQVLMELSKVHNWYKLLYLEPEIEPWKLYILGLTMGIKRDQITQVTKRLHFTKKEERDFLQLRNQIGDALMKLMGWKEGKSKLSRLYAILHPIPVEGILFLMARSKKEHIRRNISQYLARLRYISIDVSGNDLKEMGLEPGPVYSLILDKLMTAKIDGTAETRALQLKLAKHLSRTLASDSDSES
- a CDS encoding HIT domain-containing protein gives rise to the protein MDVLWAPWRLDYILGPKPDECVFCIPDDTSEDEERCILARGEHCFVIMNKFPYNNGHLMVTPYRHVSNLTDLSLEESNDCMLWLRRCTEILEKAFSPQGINMGLNLGEAAGAGIAQHLHFQIVPRWNGDASFMAVFGETTVIPQHLFSTYSKLRPLFDAITS
- a CDS encoding LapA family protein; translated protein: MRFIKVLFLLALFVFSILFFSQNNDVLLQSLTLKLEIPYAMTLHSIPLPFGVLILAAFVAGSILTMFYFAVDKVRAGSKLKECKTRMASLEQELNSLRNMPISEEQPYASAEEKKEEEN
- a CDS encoding tetratricopeptide repeat protein; the protein is MIWKLFNRKKGFKHDHNLRATQNPVGGEAPPIQDTRAAIEELSQVVKNDPEAVEIYLALGSLYRSQGEIERAIQIRNSLIVRPGLEREFKARAYFELGRDFRRAGFLDRAESAFLEARSYGHDSTAIHYEMARLCAERGFFEKAAESYGQLDLPLLQAHYLVRLAMDCFEEGSDSQGHRALRHAIRAYPGAVEAWLEQLIQAYKNGNAKKLADILKDALKKVEPGLRFVLLEGVLQLLAKADREKTNAENDATQWAKACSDKDVVSTIMPVIESQDPDVLLLYYGASFLLRIDDQENAKAWLEKALVLQPDFWLARLELFELSKDDQTLTPFFKEQLSFFMGRARKVRRFFCRRCGLKRDQIFFNCPRCHSWHSIAFRTDFSQ